Proteins from one Amycolatopsis benzoatilytica AK 16/65 genomic window:
- a CDS encoding type VII secretion target, whose translation MTGFGVTTDAMGTFATHLDQLEESLQSSGDLVGSCVADPGIFGIFGGQIFGAGASMHCAKARDHLHDYSGNLKKFSDAVHDAAKKYAEGDQAAESAITDAGKGIEDVKA comes from the coding sequence GTGACCGGTTTCGGAGTGACGACGGATGCGATGGGCACGTTCGCCACGCATCTGGACCAGTTGGAAGAATCGTTGCAGAGCAGCGGTGACCTGGTCGGCAGCTGCGTGGCCGACCCGGGGATCTTCGGCATTTTCGGCGGCCAGATTTTCGGGGCGGGTGCGAGCATGCACTGCGCGAAGGCCCGCGACCACCTGCACGACTACTCCGGCAACCTGAAGAAGTTCTCCGACGCCGTGCACGACGCCGCGAAGAAGTACGCGGAAGGCGACCAGGCCGCGGAATCGGCGATCACGGACGCCGGCAAGGGCATTGAGGACGTGAAAGCCTGA
- a CDS encoding YbaB/EbfC family nucleoid-associated protein, with the protein MQPNFDAGEDFTLLLEREARKLQEKAAALTAAFSASGASAQSPDGSVTVKIEANGSLSGIEFGSRACALGPAKLSSLVMETVRAAQRKAAERVTESYVEINGNDDAAEFIRSFLPEPEEPEESAPDNPQQDKWAPEAHDEEPRPGRQTPPPAGYPGQPGGRSPQPGYAPPPPGFAPPPGYAPPRSGPPTPPMSPPAPPSPPNPRPRRGNPADEDDEMSPW; encoded by the coding sequence ATGCAACCCAATTTCGACGCTGGCGAGGATTTCACCCTCCTCTTGGAACGGGAAGCCAGGAAGCTCCAGGAGAAGGCCGCGGCGTTGACCGCCGCGTTCAGCGCGTCCGGGGCGAGCGCGCAGTCGCCGGACGGGTCGGTGACGGTGAAGATCGAGGCCAACGGCTCGCTGAGCGGGATCGAGTTCGGCTCCCGGGCGTGCGCGCTCGGACCGGCCAAGCTGTCCTCGCTGGTGATGGAGACCGTGCGGGCCGCGCAGCGCAAGGCCGCGGAGCGGGTCACCGAGTCCTACGTCGAAATCAACGGCAATGACGACGCGGCGGAGTTCATTCGCAGCTTCCTGCCGGAGCCCGAAGAACCCGAGGAGTCCGCACCGGACAACCCGCAGCAGGACAAGTGGGCGCCGGAAGCGCACGACGAGGAACCGAGGCCGGGGCGGCAGACCCCGCCGCCCGCCGGATATCCGGGCCAGCCGGGCGGGCGCTCGCCGCAGCCCGGGTATGCGCCGCCACCGCCGGGCTTCGCGCCGCCGCCCGGGTATGCGCCGCCGCGGTCCGGTCCGCCGACGCCGCCGATGAGCCCGCCGGCCCCGCCGAGCCCGCCGAATCCGCGGCCCCGCCGCGGGAACCCCGCCGACGAGGACGACGAAATGAGCCCGTGGTGA
- a CDS encoding thiocillin family RiPP — protein sequence MVEKPRRISIPSPPTIDRNTEEFILFGWQTRWWRLRKPLRAATYCPNRIELGVIVMEQNAPAVEDLSIEELNDVAAADCAGTASTASTPVSTAACVGCASV from the coding sequence ATGGTGGAGAAACCCCGGCGGATAAGCATTCCGTCGCCGCCGACAATCGATCGAAACACCGAAGAATTCATTCTTTTTGGCTGGCAGACTCGCTGGTGGCGCTTGAGGAAACCGCTTCGGGCCGCCACTTACTGTCCGAACAGAATCGAATTGGGTGTGATTGTCATGGAGCAGAACGCTCCCGCTGTCGAAGACCTGTCCATCGAGGAGCTCAACGACGTGGCCGCCGCCGACTGTGCCGGCACCGCCTCGACCGCGAGCACGCCGGTCAGCACCGCCGCCTGCGTCGGCTGCGCCAGCGTCTGA
- a CDS encoding thiocillin family RiPP — protein sequence MTPETQHATDLPIDDLTVEELSEVGGAASASTAGTISTPATVGTAACLGG from the coding sequence ATGACTCCGGAAACGCAGCACGCGACCGATCTGCCGATCGACGACCTGACGGTGGAGGAGCTCTCCGAGGTCGGCGGCGCCGCCTCGGCGAGCACCGCGGGCACCATCAGCACCCCGGCCACGGTCGGCACCGCGGCCTGCCTGGGCGGCTGA
- a CDS encoding dihydrofolate reductase produces the protein MIGLIWAQSANGVIGRDNKLPWHLPEDMKHFRAVTAGATVLMGRRTWESLPDRFRPLPGRRNLVLSRTPQEGAETFPDLEQAFAAASGDVWVMGGARVYREALPYADRIEVTELRDHFDGDTLAPEIGREPDSVGEWTESSSGLTYRFLSWGS, from the coding sequence ATGATCGGGTTGATCTGGGCACAGTCGGCCAACGGCGTCATCGGCCGCGACAACAAGCTGCCCTGGCACCTGCCGGAGGACATGAAGCACTTCCGCGCGGTGACCGCCGGTGCGACGGTGCTCATGGGCCGGCGTACCTGGGAATCGCTGCCGGACCGGTTCCGGCCGCTGCCCGGGCGGCGGAATCTCGTGCTCTCGCGGACGCCGCAGGAGGGCGCGGAGACTTTCCCCGACCTGGAGCAAGCGTTTGCGGCGGCGTCCGGTGACGTGTGGGTGATGGGCGGGGCGCGGGTCTACCGGGAAGCGCTCCCGTACGCCGACCGGATCGAAGTGACCGAGCTGCGCGACCACTTCGACGGCGACACCCTCGCGCCGGAGATCGGCCGGGAACCGGATTCGGTCGGGGAGTGGACGGAGTCGTCCAGCGGTCTCACCTACCGGTTCCTGAGCTGGGGTTCCTGA
- a CDS encoding GNAT family N-acetyltransferase, translated as MPLEESVFLETSRLRLRRFTEADADELVRLDSDPRVMRYLTGKPTPRTEIEQTVLPAILRDYARGPAGRWAAIERASGEFIGWISLQPPEDGSTTELELGYRLTAKVWGRGYATEGARAVLHKGFAELGAERVWAQTMAVNGGSRRVLEKAGLRYVRTFHVRFADPLPGTEQGEVEYELTRAEWRRTGLAAGTP; from the coding sequence ATGCCCCTTGAGGAGAGCGTCTTCCTGGAGACAAGCCGCCTGCGACTGCGTCGTTTCACCGAGGCCGACGCCGACGAACTGGTCCGGCTCGACAGCGACCCCCGGGTGATGCGCTACCTCACCGGCAAACCGACCCCGCGCACCGAGATCGAGCAGACCGTCCTCCCCGCGATCCTGCGCGACTACGCCCGCGGGCCGGCCGGGCGCTGGGCCGCGATCGAAAGGGCATCCGGCGAGTTCATCGGCTGGATTTCCCTGCAGCCGCCCGAAGACGGCAGCACGACTGAACTCGAACTCGGCTACCGGCTGACGGCGAAGGTCTGGGGCCGGGGCTACGCGACCGAAGGCGCCCGCGCGGTGCTCCACAAAGGATTCGCCGAGCTCGGCGCCGAGCGGGTCTGGGCGCAGACGATGGCGGTCAACGGCGGGTCCCGCCGGGTGCTGGAGAAGGCAGGGCTGCGCTACGTCCGCACGTTCCACGTCCGCTTCGCCGACCCGCTGCCGGGCACCGAGCAGGGCGAGGTCGAGTACGAGCTGACCCGCGCGGAGTGGCGGCGCACCGGGCTCGCTGCCGGAACTCCGTGA
- a CDS encoding VOC family protein → MAVNTVAHLNFRGEARAALEFYREVFGGALTIATYADFGMPTDLPGAGKVVFGQVVAENGFRVMAYDVPGDLPGGDVAPAGATTRDNGLTITTEKFFLSVGGDSVDEVGEFWKKLADDATIVEPYGPAQWAPAFGMLRDRFGVTWILQVAA, encoded by the coding sequence ATGGCAGTGAACACCGTCGCGCACCTGAACTTCCGGGGCGAAGCCCGGGCTGCGCTGGAGTTCTACCGGGAGGTGTTCGGCGGGGCGCTGACCATCGCCACGTACGCCGATTTCGGGATGCCCACGGACCTGCCGGGCGCGGGGAAGGTCGTGTTCGGCCAGGTCGTCGCGGAGAACGGGTTCCGGGTGATGGCCTACGACGTTCCCGGCGACCTCCCGGGCGGCGACGTCGCTCCCGCCGGTGCGACAACTCGGGACAACGGCCTGACCATCACCACCGAGAAGTTCTTCCTGTCCGTCGGCGGCGATTCCGTGGACGAGGTCGGCGAATTCTGGAAGAAGCTCGCCGACGACGCGACGATCGTCGAACCGTACGGTCCGGCCCAGTGGGCGCCGGCGTTCGGAATGCTGCGAGACCGGTTCGGCGTCACCTGGATCCTGCAGGTGGCGGCGTAG
- a CDS encoding glycoside hydrolase family 75 protein has product MVGAALALAAPLAVKAADAATTNTAAPAATAKSYTPAQVLAGVQKNSTSANKVNTLPHINTMTRAKNVNVYQVAKGVYAYGSGLAVDTDGSDPDPDPDHQGTTTFKDTNGKSLGAHHVPFYVLGDDCYDKKKPCPHFFYKEHGISGRQFALMFYKGKVIGAIFGDTQTANDQPTSDNDSRELGEASVKAASLLGINSSGTDGGVDNGVTVVIFSGSDWVVNGTNSNLNDKTQAMVDKALDSLGKSMGL; this is encoded by the coding sequence GTGGTAGGCGCTGCCCTGGCGCTCGCCGCGCCGCTCGCCGTCAAGGCCGCCGACGCCGCCACGACGAACACCGCTGCCCCCGCCGCCACTGCCAAGTCGTACACGCCCGCCCAGGTGCTGGCCGGAGTCCAGAAGAACAGCACCAGCGCGAACAAGGTGAACACCCTCCCGCACATCAACACGATGACGCGGGCCAAGAACGTGAACGTGTACCAGGTGGCGAAGGGCGTCTACGCCTACGGCTCCGGCCTCGCGGTCGACACCGACGGCAGCGACCCCGACCCAGATCCCGACCACCAGGGCACCACGACCTTCAAGGACACCAACGGCAAGTCGCTCGGCGCCCACCACGTGCCGTTCTACGTGCTCGGCGACGACTGCTACGACAAGAAGAAGCCGTGCCCGCACTTCTTCTACAAGGAGCACGGCATCAGCGGACGGCAGTTCGCGCTGATGTTCTACAAGGGCAAGGTGATCGGCGCGATCTTCGGCGACACCCAGACCGCGAACGACCAGCCCACCTCGGACAACGACTCGCGCGAACTGGGCGAAGCGTCGGTGAAGGCGGCGTCGCTGCTCGGCATCAACAGCAGCGGCACGGACGGCGGCGTCGACAACGGCGTGACCGTCGTCATCTTCTCCGGCTCGGACTGGGTCGTGAACGGCACCAACTCCAACCTGAACGACAAGACCCAGGCCATGGTCGACAAGGCGCTGGACAGCCTCGGCAAGAGCATGGGCCTCTGA
- a CDS encoding thymidylate synthase: MPDTQYEDLLQQVLDTGARKEDRTGTGTRSIFGHQLRYRLADGFPLVTTKKVHFRSIAFELLWFLRGDSNVTWLQDNGVTIWDEWASPEGDLGPVYGVQWRSWPTPDGGHIDQISEVLRTLRENPDSRRIIVSAWNVAEIPRMALPPCHAFFQFYVADGELSCQLYQRSADLFLGVPFNIASYALLTHMIADQVGLRVGDFVWTGGDCHIYDNHVEQVRKQLSRDARPFPTLSLKPADSLFDYRYEHIELEGYDPHPGIKAPVAV; this comes from the coding sequence ATGCCGGACACGCAGTACGAAGATCTGCTTCAGCAGGTGCTCGACACGGGAGCCCGCAAGGAGGACCGGACCGGTACGGGCACCCGGTCGATCTTCGGGCACCAGTTGCGCTACCGGCTTGCCGACGGTTTTCCCCTGGTCACCACGAAAAAGGTGCACTTCCGCTCGATCGCCTTCGAACTGCTGTGGTTCCTGCGCGGCGACTCGAACGTCACCTGGCTGCAGGACAACGGCGTGACGATCTGGGACGAATGGGCTTCCCCGGAGGGTGACCTCGGCCCGGTGTACGGCGTGCAGTGGCGCTCCTGGCCGACCCCGGACGGCGGGCACATCGACCAGATCAGCGAGGTGCTCCGCACGCTGCGCGAGAACCCGGACTCGCGGCGCATCATCGTGTCGGCCTGGAACGTCGCGGAGATCCCGCGGATGGCGCTGCCGCCCTGTCACGCGTTCTTCCAGTTCTACGTGGCCGACGGCGAGCTGTCCTGCCAGCTGTATCAGCGGAGCGCGGATCTGTTCCTCGGCGTCCCGTTCAACATCGCCAGCTACGCGCTGCTCACCCACATGATCGCCGACCAGGTGGGGCTGCGGGTCGGCGATTTCGTGTGGACCGGCGGCGACTGCCACATCTACGACAACCACGTCGAGCAGGTGCGGAAGCAGCTGTCGCGGGACGCGCGGCCGTTCCCGACCTTGAGCCTCAAGCCGGCGGACAGCCTGTTCGACTACCGCTACGAGCACATCGAGCTCGAGGGCTACGACCCGCACCCGGGCATCAAAGCCCCGGTCGCGGTCTGA
- the rph gene encoding rifamycin-inactivating phosphotransferase — translation MYVVDLPEAGDTAAVGGKGAHLGELSRIGGVRVPGGFCLTTDAFRQVVAPEVGALLAKLSEIGPDDREAIRTLSAQLRQTVEETPLPADLAAEITARIDGETAYAVRSSATAEDLPTASFAGQQDTYLNIRTPAAVLRHVSRCWASLFTERAVTYRQRNGIDHRTVSMAVVVQQMVFPRTSGILFTADPVTGDRTVATVDASFGLGEALVSGLVNPDVFKVRDGTVIAKTIAAKERAILAKPEGGTEETVLDAARQSLPALTDAQVIRLVELGRRIEAEFGCPQDIEWCLADDEFQIVQSRPITTLFPIPEAADDGKHVYVSVGHGQMMTDPMKPLGISVWQHTAMVPMREAAGRLFVDVTPRLAAPGSRTVLLETMGRGDPLMRDALETVADFVPAAPDRAPAGPPPGSAPAPIENDPAIVAELIESSEASLAELRRDIATKTGPELFDFLTEAFAEHKRVLGDRVSFQAIMAGMEATWWLNDNLQEWLGEKNAADTLTLSAPGNVTSEMGLALLDVADVIRPLPEVVAFLRDVETEDFLDQLPKLPGGIEARDAIQAYLDRYGMRCVGEIDLTRPRWSEQPATIVPVILDNVRNFEPGAAKRRFEEGRQKALAKEHEVLARLRELPDGDRKADETKRMIDRVRTFIGYREYPKYGLISRYFVYKQALLREAERLVADGVLADAEDVFYLTLEEFADVSRSGQADAGLIRERKEAFRSYGALTPPRVLMSDGEAVNGAYRRDDVPEGALAGLPVSAGTIEGRARVVLDMADADLEAGDILVTAFTDPSWSPLFVGIAGLVTEVGGQMTHGAVIAREYGLPAVVGVRDATRLIQDGQRIRVHGTDGFIEILS, via the coding sequence ATGTATGTGGTGGATCTTCCCGAAGCCGGCGACACCGCGGCGGTCGGCGGCAAAGGTGCGCACCTCGGCGAGCTGTCGCGAATCGGCGGCGTGCGCGTCCCGGGCGGCTTTTGCCTGACGACGGATGCGTTTCGCCAGGTCGTCGCTCCCGAGGTCGGCGCGTTGCTGGCCAAGCTGTCCGAGATCGGCCCAGACGACCGCGAGGCCATCCGGACACTCAGCGCGCAGCTTCGCCAGACCGTCGAGGAGACCCCGCTCCCGGCTGATCTCGCTGCGGAGATCACCGCTCGGATCGACGGCGAGACCGCGTACGCGGTCCGGTCCAGCGCGACGGCCGAAGACCTGCCGACGGCGTCCTTCGCCGGCCAGCAGGACACCTACCTGAACATCCGGACGCCCGCAGCGGTGCTGCGGCACGTGAGCCGCTGCTGGGCGTCGTTGTTCACCGAGCGCGCGGTGACTTACCGGCAGCGCAACGGTATCGACCACCGGACTGTCTCCATGGCCGTCGTGGTGCAGCAGATGGTTTTCCCGCGGACGTCCGGCATCCTGTTCACCGCCGACCCGGTCACCGGCGATCGGACAGTGGCCACTGTGGACGCCAGCTTCGGTCTCGGCGAGGCGCTGGTGTCCGGGCTGGTGAACCCGGACGTCTTCAAAGTGCGCGACGGCACGGTGATCGCCAAGACCATAGCCGCGAAGGAGCGCGCCATTCTCGCGAAGCCGGAGGGCGGGACGGAGGAAACGGTCCTCGACGCGGCGCGCCAGTCGCTGCCGGCGTTGACCGACGCGCAGGTCATCCGGCTTGTGGAGCTGGGACGGCGGATCGAAGCGGAGTTCGGCTGCCCGCAGGACATCGAGTGGTGCCTGGCCGACGACGAGTTCCAGATCGTGCAGAGCCGGCCGATCACCACGCTGTTCCCGATCCCGGAAGCGGCGGACGACGGGAAGCACGTCTACGTCTCGGTCGGGCACGGGCAGATGATGACCGACCCGATGAAACCGCTTGGCATCTCGGTCTGGCAGCACACCGCGATGGTGCCGATGCGGGAGGCGGCCGGACGGCTGTTCGTCGACGTCACCCCGCGGCTGGCCGCGCCGGGCAGCCGGACCGTGCTGCTGGAGACCATGGGCCGCGGCGATCCGCTGATGCGGGACGCGCTGGAGACCGTCGCCGACTTCGTCCCGGCCGCTCCGGACCGGGCACCCGCCGGACCACCGCCGGGCAGTGCGCCGGCACCGATCGAAAACGATCCGGCGATCGTCGCCGAGCTGATCGAGAGCAGCGAGGCGTCGCTCGCCGAGTTGCGCCGCGACATCGCGACGAAGACCGGACCGGAGCTGTTCGACTTCCTGACCGAGGCGTTCGCAGAGCACAAGCGAGTGCTCGGCGACCGGGTCAGCTTCCAGGCGATCATGGCCGGGATGGAAGCCACCTGGTGGCTCAACGACAACCTGCAGGAGTGGCTCGGCGAGAAGAACGCGGCCGACACGCTCACCCTGTCCGCTCCGGGCAACGTCACCTCGGAGATGGGGCTGGCGCTGCTCGACGTCGCCGACGTGATCCGTCCGCTGCCCGAAGTGGTGGCGTTCCTGCGCGACGTCGAGACTGAGGACTTCCTGGACCAGCTGCCGAAGCTTCCCGGCGGAATCGAGGCACGCGACGCCATCCAGGCGTACCTGGACCGGTACGGGATGCGCTGCGTGGGCGAAATCGACCTCACGCGGCCGCGATGGAGCGAACAGCCGGCCACGATCGTGCCGGTCATTCTCGACAACGTGCGGAACTTCGAGCCGGGAGCCGCGAAGCGCCGGTTCGAAGAGGGGCGGCAGAAGGCGCTGGCGAAGGAACACGAGGTGCTGGCGCGGCTGCGCGAGCTGCCGGACGGGGACCGGAAAGCCGACGAGACCAAGCGGATGATCGACCGGGTCCGCACCTTCATCGGGTACCGCGAGTACCCGAAATACGGGTTGATCAGCCGGTATTTCGTCTACAAGCAGGCGTTGCTGCGGGAGGCTGAGCGGCTGGTCGCGGACGGCGTGCTGGCCGACGCTGAGGACGTGTTCTACCTGACGCTGGAGGAATTCGCTGACGTCTCGCGGTCCGGACAGGCGGACGCCGGGCTGATTCGGGAGCGCAAGGAAGCGTTCCGTTCCTACGGTGCGCTCACGCCGCCGCGAGTGCTGATGTCGGACGGCGAAGCCGTCAACGGCGCATACCGGCGGGACGATGTCCCGGAAGGCGCGCTGGCCGGATTGCCGGTGTCCGCCGGGACGATCGAGGGCCGGGCGCGGGTGGTACTCGACATGGCGGACGCGGACCTGGAAGCGGGCGACATCCTGGTCACCGCGTTCACCGACCCGAGCTGGTCGCCGCTGTTCGTCGGTATCGCCGGCTTGGTCACCGAGGTCGGCGGGCAGATGACGCACGGCGCGGTCATCGCCCGCGAGTACGGCCTGCCCGCGGTCGTGGGCGTCCGCGACGCGACCCGGCTGATTCAAGACGGGCAGCGGATCCGGGTGCACGGGACGGACGGGTTCATCGAGATCCTCTCCTGA
- a CDS encoding WXG100 family type VII secretion target, giving the protein MADEYQRNDFGNGTGVHADDFKDDKNPGGGDSAGAGFFDTAFGLKKAVDEGDKLSIGMASVGMAIDILGMVLDPIGSLLTAGIGWLIEHLVIFRWPLDFLMGDPKGIDAAKEAINAEAAKVKQWSEDHAKATKDLMSSWTGPAADKFRADMEGVAAQIDALSDYVKFAGKQMSIAGALIGTVRGIVRDIIAMTLAAIVKAAIIAVALAPVTFGASIVAAIASTIAEVGVAIAKIGKKIADAAKTLAELLKLLAKTRGAADDVVKLSLGDLGKINLPGGGPKKPFTPKPPNGPPKAIEDVPTGGGTKPPENPLATPKPQKLGDIATWVVRDKLAKMPDATPELMKKFDYWCSMPMPELVKRFGKSAEYLEKAVKLMSDPTYGASGVAGKTIIDLMKNVPPAAEDQ; this is encoded by the coding sequence ATGGCCGACGAATACCAGCGCAATGATTTCGGCAACGGCACCGGAGTCCACGCCGACGATTTCAAGGACGACAAGAACCCGGGCGGCGGCGATTCGGCGGGCGCCGGTTTCTTCGACACCGCGTTCGGCCTGAAGAAAGCCGTCGACGAGGGCGACAAGCTCAGCATCGGCATGGCGTCGGTCGGGATGGCGATCGACATCCTCGGCATGGTGCTCGACCCGATCGGGTCGCTGCTCACCGCCGGGATCGGCTGGCTGATCGAGCACCTGGTGATCTTCCGCTGGCCGCTCGACTTCCTGATGGGCGACCCGAAGGGCATCGACGCGGCGAAGGAGGCGATCAACGCCGAGGCGGCGAAGGTCAAGCAGTGGTCGGAAGACCACGCGAAGGCCACCAAGGACCTGATGAGCAGCTGGACCGGCCCGGCCGCGGACAAGTTCCGGGCCGACATGGAGGGCGTCGCCGCGCAGATCGACGCGCTCTCGGACTACGTCAAGTTCGCCGGCAAGCAGATGTCGATCGCGGGCGCCCTGATCGGCACCGTGCGCGGCATCGTCCGCGACATCATCGCGATGACCCTGGCCGCCATCGTCAAGGCGGCGATCATCGCGGTGGCGCTGGCCCCGGTCACCTTCGGCGCGTCGATCGTCGCCGCGATCGCCTCGACGATCGCCGAGGTGGGCGTCGCGATCGCCAAGATCGGCAAGAAGATCGCCGACGCCGCGAAGACGCTGGCCGAGCTGCTGAAGCTGCTGGCGAAGACCCGCGGCGCGGCCGACGACGTCGTCAAGCTGAGCCTGGGCGACCTCGGCAAGATCAACCTGCCCGGCGGCGGGCCGAAGAAGCCGTTCACGCCGAAGCCGCCGAACGGCCCGCCGAAGGCGATCGAGGACGTCCCGACCGGCGGCGGGACGAAGCCGCCGGAGAACCCGCTGGCCACGCCGAAGCCGCAGAAGCTCGGCGACATCGCGACTTGGGTGGTGCGGGACAAACTGGCGAAGATGCCGGACGCCACCCCGGAACTGATGAAGAAGTTCGACTACTGGTGCAGCATGCCGATGCCGGAACTGGTCAAGCGGTTCGGCAAGAGCGCGGAGTACCTGGAGAAGGCCGTCAAGCTGATGAGCGACCCGACCTATGGCGCCTCCGGCGTCGCCGGGAAGACCATCATCGACCTGATGAAGAACGTTCCGCCGGCGGCGGAAGACCAGTAG
- a CDS encoding DoxX family protein yields the protein MSRWSDENGGLDFGLLALRLMLAVAMGAHGLIQVFGLFGGPGMDHFGALLRSYGFSHNIEFLTWLTGITEVGGAVLLAVGLLTPLAAAGLLGVGISAIRVKWGGGLFGSTVPGFELELALTVMAFALLLTGPGWYALDRHTAWRQKPLGFAVGGLFVSICAAVGVGSLF from the coding sequence ATGTCCCGTTGGTCGGATGAGAATGGCGGCTTGGATTTCGGGCTGCTGGCGCTGCGGCTGATGCTGGCGGTCGCGATGGGAGCGCACGGGCTGATCCAGGTGTTCGGCCTGTTCGGCGGCCCCGGCATGGACCACTTCGGAGCGCTGCTGCGCTCCTACGGGTTCAGTCACAACATCGAGTTCCTCACCTGGCTCACCGGGATCACCGAAGTCGGCGGAGCGGTGCTGCTCGCGGTCGGCCTGCTCACCCCGCTGGCGGCGGCCGGGCTGCTGGGCGTGGGCATCAGCGCGATCCGGGTGAAGTGGGGCGGCGGGCTGTTCGGCAGCACCGTTCCTGGTTTCGAGCTGGAACTCGCGCTCACCGTGATGGCGTTCGCACTGCTGCTCACCGGACCTGGCTGGTACGCGCTGGACCGGCACACGGCGTGGCGGCAGAAGCCGCTGGGATTCGCGGTGGGCGGGCTGTTCGTCTCGATCTGCGCGGCGGTCGGGGTCGGGTCGCTGTTCTGA
- a CDS encoding papain-like cysteine protease family protein produces the protein MDYRPSRRTVRITVATGAAALAVALLPGAAFAQSNGDANRPNGLAMSATHTQVREIRPLGNRAARALPASKQLDYSQQVQQNDEWCWAADGSSIEQSQGGSASQEDFCAAGKGTASGSCPNEAAQISEIVQGFQGTGFSAQDANGPISYASIQNQVDSGILNLTGIYWTSGGGHAEVIYGYDSSNNSIMVGDPWPTYQRYQTWDYDQYQSNSQFRWNDTVVNIRKG, from the coding sequence ATGGATTACCGACCCAGCCGGCGCACCGTCCGGATCACGGTCGCGACCGGGGCAGCCGCGCTCGCCGTGGCGTTGTTGCCGGGCGCTGCGTTCGCGCAGTCGAACGGCGACGCGAACCGGCCGAACGGCCTGGCGATGTCCGCGACTCATACGCAGGTCCGCGAGATCCGGCCGCTCGGGAACCGCGCGGCTCGCGCGCTGCCCGCGTCCAAGCAGCTCGACTACAGCCAGCAGGTGCAGCAGAACGACGAGTGGTGCTGGGCCGCGGACGGCTCCAGCATCGAGCAGTCCCAGGGCGGCAGCGCTTCGCAGGAAGACTTCTGCGCGGCGGGCAAGGGCACCGCGTCCGGTTCTTGCCCGAACGAGGCCGCCCAGATCTCCGAAATCGTCCAGGGCTTCCAGGGCACCGGATTCTCCGCGCAGGACGCGAACGGCCCGATCAGCTACGCGTCGATCCAGAACCAGGTCGACTCCGGGATCCTCAACCTGACCGGCATCTACTGGACGTCCGGCGGCGGGCACGCCGAAGTCATCTACGGCTACGACAGCTCGAACAACTCGATCATGGTCGGCGACCCGTGGCCGACCTACCAGCGCTACCAGACCTGGGACTACGACCAGTACCAGAGCAATTCCCAGTTCCGCTGGAACGACACCGTCGTCAACATCCGGAAGGGCTGA